The Bacillus sp. Y1 genome has a window encoding:
- the nirB gene encoding nitrite reductase large subunit NirB, translating into MAKKKLILVGNGMAGVRTIEEILKLTKDQFEITIFGSEPHPNYNRILLSKVLQGDTEVADITLNDWSWYEDNDIQLYTDETVVKVDSDRKVVVTDAGRIEPYDEVIVATGSVPFILPIPGSDKEGVTAFRDIKDTEIMLKASKKYKKAAVIGGGLLGLEAARGLLNLGMEVNVIHLAPYLMERQLDPMAGKMLQTELEKQGMTFLLEKQTQEIFGEERVEGLRFSDGTEIEADLVVMAVGIKPNISLAVESGLEVNRGIVVNDYMQTNIPNVYAVGECAEHNGIPYGLVAPLYEQGKVLAKTICGAKTEPYKGSVLYTQLKVSGVEVFSAGDFTEGDDKKAVKVFDEQDSYYKKLVLRGNQIVGAVLFGDSSDGNRLVSMIQKQADISDTMKVSLLQPTGQEAGASLVATMSDEEIICGCNGVSKGAIVSAIQTQGCSSVDEIKACTSASRSCGGCKPLVAEVLQHTLGSSFDTLQQKEAICGCTTLSRDEVVEEIKAKGLTHVKEVMFVLDWKTEEGCSKCRPALNYYLGMVNPTGYEDEKESRFVNERMHANIQKDGTYSVVPRMYGGVTNANDLRRIADVVDKYEIPLVKVTGGQRIDLFGVKKDDLPKVWEDLDMPSGFAYGKSLRTVKTCVGEQFCRFGTQDSMGLGIQLEKKYEGLQTPHKVKMAVSACPRSCAESGFKDIGYIGIDGGWELYIGGNGGTHVRGGDLLYKVKTEEEVIEITSAYLQYYRETANYLERTSAWVDRVGLDHIREVLDDKEKRKELNARMDKALSVIEDPWKAIIEDKKLKKELFETVVTS; encoded by the coding sequence TTGGCAAAGAAAAAACTTATTCTTGTTGGTAACGGAATGGCAGGAGTCAGAACCATAGAAGAAATTTTAAAGCTCACAAAGGATCAATTTGAAATTACGATTTTCGGGAGTGAGCCGCATCCGAATTATAATAGAATCCTACTTTCAAAGGTTCTACAAGGAGACACAGAAGTCGCGGATATTACGCTTAATGATTGGAGCTGGTATGAAGACAATGACATTCAGCTTTATACAGATGAGACAGTGGTTAAGGTTGATTCCGACCGAAAAGTAGTTGTTACAGATGCTGGAAGAATCGAGCCATACGATGAAGTGATAGTGGCTACTGGTTCTGTTCCTTTCATACTTCCCATTCCAGGTTCGGATAAGGAAGGTGTTACAGCTTTCCGAGATATTAAGGACACTGAAATTATGCTAAAGGCCTCCAAGAAATATAAAAAAGCTGCTGTAATCGGCGGAGGGTTGTTAGGGCTTGAGGCGGCAAGGGGACTTCTAAACCTAGGGATGGAGGTTAATGTCATCCATCTAGCCCCTTATTTAATGGAGCGCCAGCTTGACCCAATGGCAGGAAAAATGTTGCAAACAGAATTAGAAAAGCAGGGTATGACGTTTTTATTAGAAAAACAAACACAGGAGATTTTTGGAGAAGAGCGTGTCGAGGGTTTACGTTTCAGTGACGGAACTGAGATTGAAGCGGATCTTGTTGTTATGGCCGTTGGTATCAAACCTAATATTTCACTAGCAGTGGAAAGTGGGTTAGAGGTAAATCGAGGAATTGTTGTAAACGATTATATGCAAACGAATATTCCTAACGTATATGCTGTTGGGGAATGTGCAGAACATAACGGAATTCCATACGGACTTGTTGCACCGCTTTATGAGCAAGGGAAAGTGTTAGCGAAAACGATTTGCGGTGCTAAGACTGAGCCGTATAAAGGTTCTGTATTGTATACCCAGTTAAAGGTATCAGGAGTTGAAGTGTTCTCTGCAGGTGATTTTACGGAAGGAGACGACAAAAAGGCTGTTAAAGTTTTTGATGAGCAAGACAGCTATTATAAGAAGCTGGTTCTTCGTGGAAATCAAATTGTTGGTGCAGTTCTTTTCGGAGATAGCAGCGATGGAAATCGTTTGGTTTCTATGATTCAAAAGCAGGCTGACATTTCAGACACAATGAAGGTTTCCTTGCTGCAGCCAACAGGCCAAGAAGCAGGTGCTAGTCTAGTAGCAACGATGAGTGATGAGGAAATCATTTGTGGATGTAATGGAGTGTCAAAAGGAGCGATCGTTTCTGCTATTCAAACACAAGGCTGTTCATCTGTTGATGAAATTAAAGCCTGTACGAGCGCTTCCCGTTCTTGTGGTGGCTGTAAACCACTCGTTGCAGAGGTTCTTCAGCATACATTAGGTTCATCCTTTGATACCTTGCAGCAAAAGGAAGCAATCTGTGGCTGTACTACCCTATCTCGTGATGAGGTAGTAGAAGAAATCAAAGCAAAAGGTTTGACTCATGTGAAAGAAGTCATGTTTGTACTTGATTGGAAAACCGAAGAGGGTTGCTCGAAATGCCGTCCAGCTCTTAACTATTACCTAGGTATGGTCAATCCAACTGGATATGAGGATGAGAAGGAATCAAGGTTCGTTAATGAGCGTATGCACGCAAACATTCAAAAGGATGGGACCTATTCTGTTGTGCCTAGAATGTACGGTGGAGTGACCAATGCGAATGATTTAAGAAGAATTGCTGATGTGGTGGATAAGTATGAGATACCACTAGTAAAGGTGACTGGAGGACAACGAATCGACTTGTTTGGGGTAAAGAAGGATGATCTTCCAAAGGTGTGGGAGGATCTTGATATGCCTTCAGGATTCGCTTACGGAAAATCACTTCGTACCGTTAAAACATGTGTAGGAGAACAATTCTGTCGTTTCGGTACACAAGACTCGATGGGACTTGGAATTCAGTTAGAAAAGAAATATGAAGGTCTTCAAACACCGCATAAGGTAAAAATGGCCGTTTCAGCTTGCCCAAGAAGCTGTGCCGAATCAGGGTTTAAGGATATTGGATACATCGGCATTGACGGTGGCTGGGAACTTTATATTGGCGGAAATGGTGGTACCCATGTGCGTGGTGGAGATCTTCTTTACAAAGTAAAGACAGAGGAAGAGGTTATCGAAATTACGTCTGCTTACCTTCAATATTATCGAGAGACAGCGAACTATTTAGAGAGAACATCTGCTTGGGTGGACCGAGTTGGTTTGGACCATATCCGTGAGGTATTAGATGATAAGGAAAAACGTAAGGAGCTAAATGCTCGCATGGATAAAGCCTTATCTGTAATCGAGGATCCTTGGAAGGCCATTATCGAGGACAAAAAGCTGAAAAAAGAACTGTTTGAAACAGTAGTCACGTCGTAA
- a CDS encoding MurR/RpiR family transcriptional regulator gives MEQKTVTQMIKGNFSALSSGQKKVAEFLLEHLDEGSLLTAFQIGRKVGVSETTVIRLAYALGFSGYSEMQETVRREWLTHVQPGKSEGKPSSRDGFEENQLFHQIIEKESQVLNQLLNQLEIEQIWRVVDVLHQSKRIFIAGFGSSYAAAYWLYYALKQMRENVFLSNPSGFLPEELCELDEQSSVIMFSYPRYRRESLKLANYANNQKATLIAITDRQLSPIGQLAQLTLTTEEHLESGHHSIASVIGLLEVIISGLNKRDNENSNVRQKKLEQLYSEQNIFLE, from the coding sequence ATGGAACAAAAGACGGTAACACAAATGATTAAAGGAAACTTTTCGGCATTATCTTCAGGTCAAAAGAAAGTAGCAGAGTTTTTGCTAGAGCATTTGGATGAAGGTTCGCTGCTCACTGCTTTCCAAATTGGGCGAAAAGTGGGTGTTAGTGAAACAACAGTCATTCGCCTAGCGTATGCACTAGGCTTTAGTGGCTACTCAGAAATGCAGGAAACGGTTCGTAGAGAATGGCTAACACATGTACAACCAGGAAAAAGCGAAGGAAAACCTTCAAGTAGAGATGGCTTTGAAGAAAATCAATTGTTTCATCAAATTATCGAGAAAGAGAGCCAAGTTCTTAATCAATTACTTAACCAGTTAGAAATAGAACAAATATGGCGAGTGGTGGATGTGCTTCATCAATCAAAGCGGATTTTTATCGCTGGTTTTGGTAGTTCATATGCTGCTGCTTACTGGTTGTATTACGCACTAAAACAGATGAGAGAAAATGTGTTTCTCTCTAACCCAAGTGGATTTTTACCTGAAGAACTATGTGAACTTGATGAGCAGTCGTCCGTTATTATGTTTTCCTATCCTCGTTACCGAAGAGAATCACTTAAGCTAGCAAACTATGCAAACAATCAAAAAGCAACCCTCATAGCGATTACAGATCGGCAGCTTTCGCCTATTGGCCAGCTCGCACAATTGACCTTAACAACAGAAGAGCATTTGGAATCGGGTCATCATTCAATTGCTTCGGTGATTGGTTTGCTTGAGGTGATTATCTCTGGATTGAACAAAAGGGACAATGAAAACAGCAATGTCCGTCAGAAGAAATTAGAGCAGTTATATTCCGAGCAAAATATTTTTTTAGAATGA
- the nirD gene encoding nitrite reductase small subunit NirD yields the protein MVNKNISKVLIGSLQELPERLGKTFQVGNMELAVFKLSNGTVRAIENRCPHKGGVLSEGIVSGDSVFCPMHDWKICLEDGLVQAPDKGCVKTYSTVVEGEDVFLLIE from the coding sequence ATGGTTAATAAAAACATCAGTAAGGTATTAATTGGCTCCCTTCAAGAACTGCCAGAGCGCTTAGGGAAAACATTTCAAGTGGGAAACATGGAGCTTGCCGTATTTAAGCTTTCCAACGGAACGGTACGAGCGATTGAAAACCGTTGTCCTCATAAAGGTGGCGTATTAAGCGAAGGGATCGTCAGTGGTGATTCGGTTTTCTGTCCGATGCATGATTGGAAGATCTGCTTAGAGGATGGCTTGGTTCAAGCGCCGGATAAAGGCTGCGTCAAAACCTATTCTACGGTAGTGGAAGGAGAAGACGTGTTTCTTCTTATTGAATAG
- the nasC gene encoding assimilatory nitrate reductase catalytic subunit NasC, giving the protein MTEMLLKYFRTKQNHVESEKTYDSQCPFCSMQCKMQLIEQSIVTRKKYTTVGLDNPTTQGRLCVKGINAHQHTFHKDRLKYPLIKVNGEFIRATWEEALALIKSNIQSIQERHGKDAMAVYGSASITNEEAYLLGKFARVALQTKYIDYNGRLCMSSAASAATQTFGMDRGFTNSISEIPSSRCIILAGTNIAECQPTIMPYFEKAKENGAYIIAIDPRETATTKLADLHIKVKPGTDAAFANGVLKVIIEEQLYNEHFILERVNGFEEVKENVTSMTFEEIESLSGVPIEQIRKVAHRFAKEETGMIFTARGVEQHTDGSAAVRNFLNILLSVGKIGKPGCGYGAITGQGNGQGAREHGQKADQLPGYRLIENEDHRAYIAQVWGVNEEELPRKGVSAYEMFEKIHDGDISGMFLMCSNPIVSNPNAHFVEEALQKLSFLVVVDLFVSETARLADVILPASSYLEDEGTMTNVEGRVTLREASYPCPEEVKHDWQILCEIAHALGKGKYFPFESAEDIFNELRIASKGGIADYYGVTYERLREEKGLLWPCPSLDHKGTVRLFESSFAHPDGRAKMVSVANLAPVSKDQVCEEFPLYLTTGRVMSHYLTGVQTRKSASLAARNVESHVEIHPATALKYGIRDETLVKITSRRGSIVVRSKLSDSIRQDTLFVPFHWANSQNVNFLVGKELDPTCRMPGFKLSAVKISSAMDVV; this is encoded by the coding sequence GTGACTGAAATGCTATTAAAATACTTTCGCACAAAGCAAAATCATGTAGAGTCGGAGAAAACATACGACTCACAGTGTCCATTTTGCAGCATGCAATGCAAGATGCAGCTCATAGAGCAATCAATCGTTACACGCAAGAAATATACCACTGTTGGATTAGATAATCCAACTACACAGGGAAGATTGTGTGTGAAAGGCATCAATGCCCACCAACATACTTTTCATAAAGACCGATTAAAGTATCCGCTAATAAAGGTAAACGGGGAATTTATTCGTGCCACATGGGAAGAGGCACTAGCACTCATTAAAAGTAATATTCAGTCCATTCAAGAACGACATGGAAAAGACGCAATGGCGGTGTACGGAAGTGCCTCAATCACGAACGAAGAAGCTTATTTGCTCGGAAAATTTGCTCGTGTCGCGTTGCAAACAAAGTATATTGATTACAATGGGAGACTTTGTATGTCATCAGCGGCTTCGGCTGCTACACAAACCTTCGGGATGGACCGAGGATTTACCAATAGCATAAGTGAAATTCCTTCTTCTCGCTGTATTATTCTGGCTGGAACAAATATTGCAGAATGCCAACCGACCATCATGCCTTATTTTGAAAAGGCAAAGGAAAACGGTGCTTATATTATTGCAATAGACCCTCGTGAAACGGCAACAACGAAACTAGCAGACTTGCATATTAAGGTGAAGCCTGGAACAGATGCCGCTTTTGCAAATGGAGTCTTAAAGGTGATTATCGAAGAACAGCTTTATAACGAACACTTTATCTTAGAAAGAGTGAATGGGTTCGAAGAAGTGAAGGAGAATGTAACCTCGATGACCTTTGAGGAAATCGAATCCTTGTCAGGTGTTCCTATTGAACAGATTCGTAAGGTAGCTCACCGGTTTGCAAAAGAAGAAACAGGAATGATTTTTACGGCACGCGGAGTAGAGCAACACACAGATGGCTCGGCTGCAGTTAGAAATTTCCTAAATATATTACTTTCAGTTGGGAAAATTGGAAAACCAGGCTGTGGGTACGGAGCGATTACTGGTCAGGGAAATGGTCAAGGAGCAAGGGAACATGGGCAAAAGGCCGACCAACTTCCTGGTTATAGACTCATAGAAAACGAAGATCATCGAGCTTATATTGCACAGGTATGGGGAGTTAACGAAGAAGAGCTGCCGAGAAAGGGTGTCTCTGCTTATGAAATGTTTGAAAAAATTCATGACGGTGATATATCCGGGATGTTTTTGATGTGCTCTAACCCCATTGTCTCTAACCCAAATGCACATTTTGTGGAGGAAGCATTACAAAAACTTTCATTTCTAGTTGTGGTTGACTTATTCGTATCTGAAACTGCTCGATTAGCAGATGTGATATTACCGGCATCCTCCTACTTAGAGGATGAAGGAACGATGACCAATGTAGAGGGGAGAGTCACCTTAAGAGAGGCAAGTTATCCTTGTCCAGAAGAAGTAAAGCACGATTGGCAAATTCTTTGCGAAATTGCTCATGCGCTTGGGAAGGGTAAGTATTTTCCTTTTGAATCAGCGGAGGATATTTTTAACGAACTAAGGATCGCTAGTAAAGGTGGGATTGCAGATTATTATGGAGTGACTTATGAACGACTAAGAGAGGAAAAGGGACTGTTATGGCCTTGTCCAAGTTTAGATCATAAAGGAACGGTCAGGCTTTTTGAAAGTTCGTTTGCTCATCCTGATGGAAGAGCAAAGATGGTCTCGGTTGCCAATCTTGCACCGGTTTCAAAGGATCAGGTATGTGAAGAATTTCCACTTTATTTAACAACAGGACGAGTGATGTCTCACTATTTAACAGGTGTTCAAACACGTAAAAGTGCTTCATTAGCAGCAAGAAATGTGGAATCACATGTGGAGATTCATCCGGCCACTGCTTTAAAATATGGGATTCGAGACGAAACGCTAGTGAAGATCACGTCAAGGAGAGGAAGTATTGTTGTAAGGAGTAAGCTGTCGGACAGTATTCGTCAAGACACGCTATTTGTTCCTTTTCACTGGGCCAATTCACAAAATGTTAATTTCCTTGTCGGAAAGGAATTGGATCCAACTTGTCGTATGCCTGGATTTAAATTAAGTGCGGTAAAAATAAGCTCAGCAATGGATGTTGTATGA